One Sphaeramia orbicularis chromosome 21, fSphaOr1.1, whole genome shotgun sequence DNA window includes the following coding sequences:
- the LOC115412602 gene encoding ribosyldihydronicotinamide dehydrogenase [quinone]-like, with amino-acid sequence MAGKRVLIVYAHQDPHSFNAAAKEVAVEALTSQGFIVEVSDLYAMNFKATATAEDITGELAADMPFHYAEETKLAWQQGKLSADITEEQRKLTEAELVIFQFPIYWFSAPAILKGWFDRVLTEGFAFTPEKRYSQGIFQDKKAILSFTTGSQESMFGINGINGDVYVAIWPIQYGTLHYCGFQVLAPQISWDPAHTSQEARGNMLEAWRKRLHGLMEEKPLFFPSMDSFDKELGFQLRTELHEQEASKGSTVDKHLEKVPRASQFKSGV; translated from the exons ATGG CAGGGAAAAGAGTCCTGATCGTGTATGCCCATCAAGATCCACACTCCTTCAATGCTGCAGCCAAAGAGGTAGCAGTGGAAGCTCTAACATCTCAGGGCTTCATAGTGGAAGTGTCTGACCTGTATGCCATGAACTTCAAAGCCACTGCAACTGCTGAAGACATCACTGGAG AACTTGCAGCTGACATGCCCTTCCACTATGCAGAGGAGACCAAACTTGCATGGCAACAAGGAAAACTGTCTGCTGACATCACTGAGGAGCAACGGAAACTCACTGAAGCTGAACTTGTTATCTTTCAG TTCCCCATATACTGGTTTAGTGCACCTGCAATCCTGAAGGGCTGGTTTGACCGGGTGCTCACAGAGGGCTTTGCCTTCACTCCAGAGAAACGATACAGCCAAGGAATCTTCCAG GATAAGAAGGCTATACTGTCCTTCACAACTGGATCTCAGGAGTCGATGTTTGGCATAAATGGCATTAACGGAGACGTCTATGTTGCAATTTGGCCAATTCAG TATGGGACCCTGCACTACTGTGGCTTCCAGGTCCTTGCCCCTCAGATTTCCTGGGATCCTGCTCATACTTCTCAAGAGGCCCGTGGCAATATGCTTGAGGCCTGGAGAAAACGACTGCACGGTCTCATGGAAGAGAAACCCCTCTTCTTTCCATCCATGGACTCCTTTGACAAGGAGCTGGGTTTCCAACTGAGGACTGAGCTCCATGAACAAGAGGCCAGCAAAGGCTCAACTGTGGACAAGCACTTGGAAAAAGTACCACGAGCCAGCCAGTTTAAATCTGGAGTCTGA
- the LOC115412663 gene encoding helix-loop-helix protein 2-like has translation MMLSPDQAVPDLPWGQTDPDSLLDSFRVVEPVDGECKARAMHAPVTSREERRRRRRATAKYRSAHATRERIRVVAFNVAFAELRKLLPTLPPDKKLSKIEILRLAICYISYLNHVLDV, from the coding sequence ATGATGCTCAGTCCGGACCAGGCCGTGCCAGACCTGCCGTGGGGACAGACGGACCCGGACTCACTTCTGGACTCCTTCAGGGTCGTGGAGCCCGTGGATGGGGAGTGCAAAGCGCGCGCCATGCACGCGCCCGTCACCagcagggaggagaggaggaggaggaggcgcgcGACCGCTAAATACCGGTCTGCGCACGCCACCAGGGAGCGCATCCGTGTCGTGGCCTTCAACGTGGCCTTTGCTGAGCTGAGAAAACTCCTACCGACGCTTCCACCAGATAAGAAGTTGTCCAAGATAGAGATCCTGCGACTCGCGATTTGTTACATCTCCTACCTCAACCACGTGCTGGATGTTTAG